The following nucleotide sequence is from Gordonia jinghuaiqii.
TACCTCACCGAACGATTGCCGGTCCTGCTCGTCTGGGGCGACGAGGACATCGTGATCCCCTACCACCACGGCGAGCTGGCCCACTCGGCCATTCCCCATTCGGAATTCGAGACCTTCTCCGGCTCAGGGCATTTCCCCTTCCACGACGACCCGGAACGCTTCTGTCGCGTCGTCATCGACTTCATCTCCCGCCAAGCACCGGTCGAGTTCGACCCCCTCAACTGGCGCCACCTGATGTCCGAGGGGGCCCATCCCGATCAGTTCACCGGCGACGACGACACCGTCGACGAGGTGCTCGAAGCCTTCGAAGACGAGCGCAACGCGACGTGACCCGAAACGCAGTCCGCTGTGCCACCATTGCGCCATGACCCACCCCGGTGGCGGTGACGACGTCACGCGCCCGTTCACGCACCAGCCGAACGAGTACGACTCCAGCCCCGGATTCGCGCCCGGTTTCGGCCAGATCCCCGGTCCCGGCATGGTTCCCGCTCCCGGCGGCCCGTTCTACGACCCCGCCGCCGCTGCCCTGCCCGAACAACCGCTGGTGGTCATCGGCGACATCACCTGCACGCAGCACTACGTCATCACCCCGTCGGGCACGTTCCCGATCGCCGGTTCGCAGTGGGAGGTCACCGACATGTCGGTGTCGAGCGAACAGATGTCACAGACCGGCCTGGTACTGGCGCTGGTCGGGTTCTTTCTGGTGTGCTTTCTGAGCTTGCTGTTCCTGCTGATGAAGGAACGACGGATCACCGGCCACATCCAGGTCAGGGTCCGCGGTGCGGGCGGCGGCATGCATGTCACCAACATCCCCGCCACCTCGCCATGGACCATGAGCGAGGTGTCCGGGCGCGTGTACTACGCGCGCAATCTGGCCGCGATGGCCTGAGACCCATCACCCGAGATCTTCACCCATCACACCGAGGAGAAACGTCCGATGACCACCCCGGAGAATTCCGACGACAAGCCGTACGACCCGTTCGTGAAACGGCCTCCGCCTGCCGACCAGACACCCTCGGCCGGACCCGACGCGGGCTATGCCGCGCAGCAGCCGGGTGCCGGCGACTTCGGGACCCCGCCGCCCCAGTTCGGGGCATCCCAGCAGTTCGGCGACGCACAGCCGTACTCGGCGCCGCCACCCCCGCCGTACGGGGCACCCCAGGGTTACGCGGCACCCCAGGGTTACGGGGCACCTCAGGGATACGGGGCACCCACCGGATACGGCTACGGCGGCGCCCCCGACCCCACCGCACCCTACGGGCGCGATCCCGCCACCGGTGAACCGCTCTCCGACAAGTCCAAGCTCGTCGCGGGTCTGCTGCAGATCTTCCTCGGCACCCTCGGCGTCGGACGCTTCTACATCGGCGACACCAAGACCGGCGCCATCCAGTTGGGGCTGACGATCATCGGGTACATCACCGCGATCATTCTCATCGGCGTCGTCATCATCTTCGGTGTCGCCGTGTGGGCCCTCATCGACGGGATCATGATGCTGACCGGCAGCGTGCGAGACAAGAACGGCCTCAAGCTCGGCAACTGAACAGGACCAACCCGAAAGACCGCCCTCCACAGCGCCGCCGGTCGCATCACGTCGCCGGCGACCCGCTGGAGGGCGGTTTCTGGTCGATCAGCCGCCGCAGCAACCGGTCGATCCGCGCACGTCACGGGTCACCGTGTTGCGGGCGGCAAGTTCGTCGTCGGCGGGATAGTCGACGCCGACCAGACACAGTCCGCGTGCCTGCGCCACCGGCACCTGGCTGCTCCGTTCCTTCTCACGCAGAAGTGCACGGCACCAGTCGATGTCGCGCCTGCCGTCTGCGACTGTGGCGACCGCACCCACCAGCGACCGCACCATCGACCAGCAGAACGCGTCGGCACCGACCTCGCCGATCAGCACACCCTCGTCGTCGCGGACCCAGGAGAAACGCTGGAGGTCGCGGATCGTCGTCGCACCT
It contains:
- a CDS encoding TM2 domain-containing protein; amino-acid sequence: MTTPENSDDKPYDPFVKRPPPADQTPSAGPDAGYAAQQPGAGDFGTPPPQFGASQQFGDAQPYSAPPPPPYGAPQGYAAPQGYGAPQGYGAPTGYGYGGAPDPTAPYGRDPATGEPLSDKSKLVAGLLQIFLGTLGVGRFYIGDTKTGAIQLGLTIIGYITAIILIGVVIIFGVAVWALIDGIMMLTGSVRDKNGLKLGN